AACCCCAGGCCCGCGCCGGTGCGAGCGGTTCGGGCGACCCCGGCCCTGCGGAACGGTTCGAACAACTCGGCCACGGTCTCGGGTTCGACGACACCGCCGGACGACCGCACGGTGAGCACCACCCACGGACCGTCTCCGGGACGCACGGTGGCCTCGATCCACCCGTTCTCGACATTGTGGGTGACGCCGTTTTCCAACAGGTTCCCGGCGACGCGTTCCAGCAGGGCCGGATCGCCGACCGTCTCCGCCTCGCCGAGGTCGAACCGGGCGGTGACGCCTTTGCGTTCGGCATTGGCCTTGACCGCGCGCCACGCGCTGTCCACGACCTCGGTCAGGTCCACCCGCTCGGTCACCGCGAGTTCCGTGCTGTCGGTGCGGGCGAGCAGCAACAGCGAGTTCACCAGACGTTCGGCACGGTCGGTCGCGTCCCGCACCACGCCCGCCATCCGACGCAGTTCCGCCTCGTCGGCCTCCTCGTCGGACAACGTCACGTCCAACTCGGTACGAATGACCGCCAAGGGGGTACGCAGCTCGTGACTGGCGTTGGCCACGAAGTGCCGCTGGGCCTCGAAGGCCGCCTGGAGACGGTCGAGCATGGCGTCGAAGGTGCGGGCGAGTTCGGCCAACTCGTCACGGCTGCTGACCTCGCCGATACGCTCGCCCATCGACTCCACCGACAGTCGCCGGGCGGTGTCGGTGATCTCCCGCAACGGCCGCAGCACGCGGGAGGTCAACGTCCACGCGAGAATGCTGCCCGCCGTCACCACGAACACGAACGCGGTGAGGCCCGCCGCCACCATCCGTTCGCGTGCCTGCTCCCGCAGATGGTCGGCGAGCACGGACGCCTCCACGTCGACGCCGTCCACCTGCACGAGCGTTCCGGGCGGAAGCTGGGGCACGGCGGCGACCGAGTCACCGACGAGCCGCCATGCCAACCACAACAGGACCACGCTCACAACGGCGACGAGCGAGGTCGCGAGCACGGTGATGCGGGCGCGCAGTGTTCGCGCGGGAAGAGCGGTGCGGCGAATCACCGATCCAGCGAAGCAGA
The window above is part of the Saccharomonospora glauca K62 genome. Proteins encoded here:
- a CDS encoding sensor histidine kinase → MIRRTALPARTLRARITVLATSLVAVVSVVLLWLAWRLVGDSVAAVPQLPPGTLVQVDGVDVEASVLADHLREQARERMVAAGLTAFVFVVTAGSILAWTLTSRVLRPLREITDTARRLSVESMGERIGEVSSRDELAELARTFDAMLDRLQAAFEAQRHFVANASHELRTPLAVIRTELDVTLSDEEADEAELRRMAGVVRDATDRAERLVNSLLLLARTDSTELAVTERVDLTEVVDSAWRAVKANAERKGVTARFDLGEAETVGDPALLERVAGNLLENGVTHNVENGWIEATVRPGDGPWVVLTVRSSGGVVEPETVAELFEPFRRAGVARTARTGAGLGLSIVQAAVRAHGGSVRAEPVPGGGLAVEVRLPAAR